The Panacibacter microcysteis genome includes a window with the following:
- the nuoI gene encoding NADH-quinone oxidoreductase subunit NuoI — protein MQPLTNRVKEVDRKPMTLGEKIYLPAVLKGMSITFKHMFKKRPTINYPEETRPFSPVFRGLHVLNRDEEGRERCTACGLCAVACPAEAITMEGAERKAGEENLYREEKYAAKYEINMLRCIFCGLCEEACPKDAIYLSETFAPASYARKGFIYGKDDLLIPDPKTQPEEFAKARGERL, from the coding sequence GATGACGCTGGGAGAGAAGATTTACCTGCCGGCAGTGCTGAAAGGTATGTCCATTACTTTTAAGCACATGTTTAAGAAAAGGCCTACCATAAATTATCCTGAAGAAACAAGACCATTTAGTCCTGTATTTCGCGGATTACACGTGCTGAACAGGGACGAAGAAGGAAGAGAACGTTGTACAGCGTGCGGTTTGTGTGCTGTAGCATGCCCTGCAGAAGCAATTACAATGGAAGGTGCGGAACGCAAGGCCGGGGAAGAAAACCTGTACAGGGAAGAGAAGTATGCAGCCAAGTACGAGATCAACATGCTGCGTTGCATATTTTGCGGATTGTGTGAGGAGGCCTGCCCGAAAGATGCTATTTACCTGAGTGAAACTTTTGCACCTGCCAGCTATGCCCGTAAAGGGTTTATTTACGGAAAAGACGATTTGCTTATTCCCGATCCTAAAACACAGCCGGAAGAATTTGCAAAAGCAAGGGGTGAGAGACTATAA
- a CDS encoding NADH-quinone oxidoreductase subunit J family protein: MSTTEILFWVLSVLALFSAIMVLVSKNPIHSVLWLIVVFFAISGHYLLLNAQFLAIVNMIVYAGAIMVLFLFVIMLMNLNKETEPQRNIWMKFFGVVSGGLLFTVLVSALRSSQDMIGKTVETNSGDAGLIENLGKVLFTEYALPFEISSVLFLSAMVGAVVIGKKD, from the coding sequence ATGAGTACTACTGAAATATTATTTTGGGTCTTAAGTGTTCTGGCATTGTTTAGTGCAATAATGGTGCTTGTAAGTAAAAACCCCATCCATAGTGTTTTATGGCTGATTGTTGTATTCTTTGCCATATCCGGTCATTACCTTCTTTTAAATGCACAGTTCCTGGCTATTGTAAACATGATCGTTTATGCCGGTGCAATCATGGTATTGTTCCTGTTTGTGATCATGTTGATGAACCTGAATAAAGAAACGGAACCCCAGCGTAATATCTGGATGAAGTTCTTTGGCGTAGTATCAGGCGGATTATTGTTCACAGTGCTGGTATCTGCCTTGCGTTCATCGCAGGATATGATCGGCAAAACGGTAGAAACAAATTCCGGCGATGCCGGTCTTATCGAAAATCTTGGAAAAGTATTGTTTACAGAATATGCATTGCCATTTGAAATAAGCAGTGTTTTGTTTTTAAGTGCAATGGTTGGTGCAGTGGTTATTGGTAAGAAAGATTAA
- the nuoK gene encoding NADH-quinone oxidoreductase subunit NuoK yields MSIQYYVALAACLFCIGVAGVLTRRNAIIIFMCIELMLNAVNLMLVAFSKMSPAVAAVNSSMGAAGTDAQLFVFFIMVVAAAEVSVGLAIIVMMYRNIHSVDINFLNRLKN; encoded by the coding sequence ATGTCAATTCAGTATTACGTAGCATTAGCGGCATGTTTATTTTGTATAGGTGTAGCGGGGGTACTAACGCGCCGCAATGCCATTATCATTTTTATGTGCATAGAATTAATGCTGAATGCTGTTAACCTGATGTTGGTAGCATTTTCTAAAATGAGTCCTGCGGTTGCTGCCGTAAACAGTTCTATGGGTGCAGCAGGTACAGATGCTCAGTTGTTTGTGTTCTTCATAATGGTGGTTGCGGCTGCAGAAGTAAGTGTTGGATTGGCCATTATTGTAATGATGTACAGGAATATTCATTCTGTTGATATTAATTTTTTAAACAGGTTAAAGAATTAG
- the nuoL gene encoding NADH-quinone oxidoreductase subunit L, with protein MDNLVYLVPLFPLLGFLINGLFRKSLSKGAIGIIGSGSILLSFIVSVVLFSEVRSGGGFVSNLFDFINVADFQIPFAFQVDALSALFLLIITGIGFLIHLYSTSYMHDEPAEHFGRYFAYLNLFVFSMLLLVLGANYVIMFIGWEGVGLCSYLLIGFWFKNNNYNYAAKKAFVMNRIGDLGFLLAIFWLLNKLGTATYSEVFDLADTLSPGDVTAITLLFFVGAMGKSAQIPLYTWLPDAMAGPTPVSALIHAATMVTAGIYMIARSNVLYSLSELTQTVVAVVGLATAILSATIALYQNDIKKVLAYSTVSQLGFMFLALGVGAYTTGVFHVMTHAFFKALMFLGAGSVIHAMGGEQDITKMGGLSKKLPVTTWTFVIGVLAIAGFPFTSGFASKDEILIATYAHSPVLFYLACFAALLTMIYMFRLMMLVFFGGFRGTHEQEHHLHESPRPMTIPLVILAILSLVGGAIQFPEMFGGHPFFNEYLSPVVPAEAHEIENIHTVEWALFGGTVVALIVVYAAARKFFAVKAFDGTYTGIKKVLADKWYIDELYDAIIVKPLNALAGFLKSGIEKFIDGIVNGTGRFVNYSSRQLRLLQSGQVGSYVLFMVLSIVVLFIVFWHQQEIVGFLQKIF; from the coding sequence ATGGATAATTTAGTTTACCTGGTACCATTATTTCCTTTGCTAGGTTTTTTGATCAACGGTCTTTTCAGGAAATCGTTGTCGAAAGGCGCAATCGGTATAATCGGCAGTGGTTCTATTCTTCTTTCCTTTATCGTAAGTGTAGTATTATTTTCCGAGGTAAGATCAGGCGGCGGTTTCGTTAGCAACCTTTTCGATTTTATCAATGTGGCAGACTTCCAGATCCCGTTTGCATTCCAGGTAGATGCCTTGTCTGCGTTATTCCTGCTTATTATTACAGGCATCGGTTTTTTAATACACCTGTACTCCACCTCGTATATGCATGATGAACCTGCAGAGCATTTTGGCAGGTACTTCGCATACCTCAACCTCTTTGTATTCTCCATGCTGCTGCTGGTACTTGGTGCCAACTATGTTATCATGTTTATAGGTTGGGAAGGCGTGGGGCTTTGTTCTTACCTGCTGATTGGTTTCTGGTTTAAGAATAACAACTATAACTACGCTGCCAAAAAAGCCTTTGTAATGAACCGTATTGGTGATCTTGGTTTTTTACTGGCTATTTTCTGGCTGCTGAATAAACTGGGTACTGCTACATACAGTGAAGTGTTTGATCTTGCAGATACCCTTAGCCCGGGTGATGTAACCGCCATAACGCTGCTGTTCTTTGTAGGCGCTATGGGTAAAAGTGCTCAAATTCCTCTATACACATGGTTACCCGATGCAATGGCTGGTCCTACCCCTGTTTCCGCCCTCATCCACGCCGCAACAATGGTTACAGCTGGTATATACATGATTGCAAGAAGTAATGTCTTATACTCTCTTAGCGAACTTACACAAACCGTAGTTGCGGTTGTGGGTCTTGCAACGGCTATATTATCTGCAACGATTGCGCTATACCAGAACGATATTAAAAAAGTACTCGCCTATTCCACGGTAAGCCAGCTTGGTTTTATGTTTCTTGCGCTGGGCGTAGGTGCTTACACAACAGGCGTCTTTCATGTCATGACGCATGCCTTCTTCAAGGCTTTGATGTTTCTTGGAGCAGGTTCTGTAATACACGCAATGGGCGGGGAGCAGGATATTACCAAAATGGGCGGTCTAAGCAAAAAATTGCCTGTTACCACCTGGACTTTCGTAATCGGAGTTCTTGCTATTGCAGGTTTTCCTTTCACGTCAGGCTTTGCTTCAAAAGATGAAATACTGATAGCAACGTACGCACACAGCCCGGTTTTGTTTTACCTGGCCTGTTTTGCTGCATTGCTCACTATGATATATATGTTCCGCCTGATGATGCTTGTTTTCTTCGGCGGCTTCAGGGGCACGCATGAGCAGGAGCATCATCTGCACGAATCACCCAGACCAATGACTATTCCGCTGGTTATATTGGCCATACTGTCTTTGGTTGGTGGCGCTATTCAATTCCCCGAAATGTTTGGCGGTCACCCTTTTTTCAATGAATATCTTTCACCGGTGGTACCTGCAGAGGCACACGAGATTGAAAATATCCATACAGTTGAATGGGCGCTTTTTGGCGGTACTGTGGTAGCGTTGATTGTTGTGTATGCAGCCGCACGTAAGTTCTTTGCGGTAAAGGCATTCGATGGCACTTATACCGGCATCAAAAAAGTGCTGGCAGACAAGTGGTATATCGATGAGTTGTATGATGCAATTATCGTAAAACCTTTGAACGCACTGGCCGGCTTTCTAAAATCTGGCATAGAGAAATTTATCGATGGCATTGTAAACGGTACAGGCAGGTTTGTAAATTATTCATCAAGACAACTGAGGCTGTTGCAAAGTGGCCAGGTGGGCAGTTATGTATTATTCATGGTATTGTCTATTGTAGTATTGTTTATTGTCTTCTGGCATCAGCAGGAGATCGTTGGTTTTTTACAGAAGATTTTTTAG
- a CDS encoding complex I subunit 4 family protein: MIALLLILIPLAGGLLTFFTKSERDAKSLSLFTAIITLAVAFAGVYDLLGVEKNTFNTSWLSFIGARFSIGLDGMGKMLCLLTAIAFPLVFGAVYDNTYKKAGTFYGLMLLMQTGLMGVFLATDMLLFYFFWEIVLIPAYFLCSGWGGEKRIAVTFKFFVYTFLGSLLMLVGILYLYYKNPEHSFALQSFYKIRLSAGEENFAFWLFFIAFAIKMPIFPFHTWQPDTYEQAPTAVTMILSGVMVKMGIFAVIRWLVPVFPNATVHFSSLIIILSVTGMLYASLIAIRQDDLKRLIAYSSIAHIGLMCAAIFSNQQVGMQGVIIQMFNHGVNVIGLWIVADAIETQLGTRKFSELGGLAQKAPALAVLLVVMALANIALPLTNAFVGEFMMFNGLFRYNIWMAAISGVSIILAAVYTLNMIQKTFYGNTSIVTDGAVEVSNGVKIMLVILVIVVIVLGVYPQPMLQLTNDAVQAALAGLK, from the coding sequence ATGATCGCATTATTACTGATATTAATTCCTTTGGCTGGCGGTTTATTGACTTTCTTCACCAAAAGTGAAAGAGACGCAAAAAGCCTGTCGCTTTTTACAGCCATCATCACACTGGCTGTTGCTTTTGCAGGTGTGTACGACTTGTTAGGCGTTGAAAAAAATACTTTCAATACTTCCTGGTTGTCTTTTATAGGGGCAAGGTTTAGTATTGGTCTCGATGGTATGGGGAAAATGCTTTGCCTGCTTACAGCAATTGCCTTTCCGCTGGTATTTGGGGCCGTGTATGACAATACCTATAAAAAGGCAGGTACTTTTTACGGGCTTATGCTTTTGATGCAAACAGGCCTGATGGGCGTGTTTCTCGCTACAGACATGTTGCTCTTCTACTTTTTTTGGGAGATTGTTTTAATACCCGCTTATTTCCTTTGCTCAGGCTGGGGCGGAGAAAAGCGTATAGCCGTTACATTCAAATTTTTCGTGTATACTTTCCTCGGTTCTCTGCTGATGCTGGTAGGTATATTATACCTGTATTATAAGAACCCGGAACATTCATTTGCGCTGCAATCCTTTTATAAGATCAGGCTGTCTGCCGGCGAAGAAAACTTTGCATTTTGGTTATTCTTTATTGCTTTTGCCATCAAAATGCCCATATTTCCATTCCATACATGGCAACCAGATACATATGAGCAGGCGCCTACGGCAGTCACTATGATACTGAGCGGCGTAATGGTCAAGATGGGTATATTCGCTGTTATCCGCTGGCTGGTACCTGTATTCCCAAATGCTACCGTTCACTTTAGCAGTCTTATTATCATTCTGAGCGTAACAGGCATGTTGTACGCGTCATTGATCGCTATCCGCCAGGATGATCTCAAGCGGTTGATCGCCTATTCTTCTATTGCGCACATTGGTTTAATGTGTGCTGCTATCTTTTCAAACCAGCAGGTGGGTATGCAGGGCGTAATAATACAAATGTTTAACCACGGCGTTAATGTCATTGGTTTGTGGATAGTGGCAGACGCCATCGAAACACAGTTGGGTACGCGTAAATTCAGCGAATTGGGAGGTCTTGCACAGAAAGCACCCGCACTGGCTGTTTTACTGGTAGTAATGGCATTGGCCAATATTGCGTTACCACTTACCAATGCTTTTGTGGGCGAGTTTATGATGTTTAACGGGTTATTCAGGTACAATATATGGATGGCCGCAATAAGCGGTGTCAGCATTATCCTTGCAGCCGTTTATACACTCAATATGATTCAGAAGACATTTTATGGAAACACTTCAATCGTTACTGACGGGGCGGTGGAAGTCTCCAATGGCGTAAAGATTATGCTGGTAATACTGGTTATTGTCGTGATTGTGCTCGGTGTATATCCGCAGCCAATGCTGCAATTAACAAATGATGCTGTGCAGGCAGCTTTAGCGGGTTTAAAGTAA
- a CDS encoding NADH-quinone oxidoreductase subunit N, which yields MNALILSAVFGMIMMFCSFLLKNKESLRHIASVGLLLLLIANIADSYGKHLFAIDTHGLLAFSKFGYLFNSIMLASTLVYVLVTGKEIEKYGKYTAEYFTLIFFVLCGITMLTCYNNLLTLFLGVEIMSIPLYILTGSDKRNMKSNEAALKYFLMGSFSTGLMLMGIALTYGGTGTFSLTTMRLSQGLYLNVASFLEIIGLLFLLVSMAFKVSAAPFHFWTPDVYDGAPSVFTSFMATIVKAAGFVALIRLFDVRMEATAKAIDWQLLVSIMIVATLLVGNITAVFQQSVKRMLAYSSIAQAGFMLYALMSVNDTAHEGLLLYAAAYSLATIGIFAVLVKMKDHTFEGYNGLGKTQPVLAATNTIFLLSLAGIPLTAGFFAKYLMLASLVKTGTYLWLVIVGVIFAAVSAYYYFRVIQAMYFKEGNPETEPVTSSFKFGLVAVAAIIVLLGILPTAILNWLYF from the coding sequence ATGAATGCATTAATACTTTCGGCGGTTTTTGGAATGATCATGATGTTCTGCAGCTTCTTGTTGAAAAACAAAGAAAGCTTAAGACACATAGCATCTGTTGGTTTGTTGTTATTGCTCATTGCAAACATCGCCGATAGTTATGGTAAGCACTTGTTTGCTATTGATACGCACGGCTTACTGGCCTTCTCGAAGTTCGGTTATCTTTTTAACTCCATTATGCTCGCTTCTACCCTTGTGTACGTGCTTGTCACAGGTAAGGAGATCGAAAAGTATGGCAAATACACGGCTGAATATTTTACACTTATTTTCTTTGTGCTGTGCGGTATAACCATGCTTACCTGTTACAATAATCTTTTAACATTGTTCCTGGGTGTAGAGATCATGTCAATTCCGTTGTACATTCTCACCGGCAGCGACAAAAGAAATATGAAAAGTAATGAAGCGGCCCTGAAATATTTTTTGATGGGCTCTTTCTCTACAGGGCTCATGCTTATGGGTATAGCACTTACTTATGGTGGTACAGGTACATTCAGCCTTACTACCATGAGGTTATCGCAGGGGCTTTACCTTAACGTCGCTTCTTTTCTCGAAATTATAGGTTTATTATTCCTGCTTGTTTCCATGGCGTTCAAAGTGTCTGCCGCGCCATTTCATTTCTGGACGCCAGACGTTTACGACGGTGCTCCCAGTGTGTTTACGTCGTTTATGGCTACCATTGTTAAAGCAGCAGGTTTTGTGGCGCTTATCCGCCTGTTTGATGTAAGAATGGAGGCCACCGCCAAAGCAATAGACTGGCAGTTACTTGTGTCTATCATGATCGTTGCTACACTGCTGGTAGGAAATATTACCGCCGTTTTTCAGCAAAGCGTAAAAAGAATGCTTGCTTACTCCAGCATTGCACAGGCCGGTTTCATGCTCTATGCGCTTATGAGCGTAAATGATACCGCCCATGAAGGATTGTTATTATATGCGGCCGCATACAGCCTTGCTACCATAGGCATTTTTGCAGTACTCGTAAAAATGAAAGACCACACCTTCGAAGGTTACAACGGCCTGGGCAAAACTCAACCCGTACTTGCGGCAACGAACACAATATTCTTACTTTCACTTGCCGGTATCCCGCTTACAGCAGGCTTTTTTGCCAAATACCTTATGCTGGCATCGCTGGTAAAAACAGGAACATACCTGTGGCTGGTTATTGTGGGTGTTATATTTGCAGCAGTTAGTGCTTATTACTATTTCCGCGTTATACAGGCTATGTACTTTAAAGAGGGAAATCCTGAAACCGAACCTGTAACCTCCTCTTTCAAATTTGGCCTGGTAGCGGTGGCAGCAATTATTGTATTGCTTGGTATATTGCCTACTGCCATCCTCAACTGGTTGTATTTCTAA